CAGTGGCACGTCCTTGTTCAGCTTGATGGTCAGCGCCTGGCTGTGGCAACGCATGGCACCGATGCGCACGCAGATGCCATCGACCGGAATCGGGCTCTTGAAGCGACCAAGGATCTTGTTGGTCTCGGCCTGGGCCTTCCACTCTTCACGGCTCTGCCCGTTGGGCAGTTCCTTGTCGATCCACGGAATCAGGCTGCCGGCCAGCGGCACGCCGAAGTTCTCGATCGGGAACGCTTCACCACGCATGGCTTCGGCGACTTTGCGGTCGATGTCGAGGATGGCGCTGGCCGGGTTGGCCAGGTCATCGGCGACCGCGGCGTGGATGCCACCCATCTGCTTGATCAGCTCACGCATGTTCTGCGCGCCGGCACCGGAGGCCGCCTGGTAGGTCATGGCGCTCATCCACTCGACCAGGCCGGCTTCGAACAGGCCGCCCAGGCCCATCAGCATCAGGCTGACGGTGCAGTTGCCGCCGATGTAGTTCTTGGTACCGGCATCGAGCTGCTGGTCGATTACCTTGCGGTTGACCGGGTCGAGCACGATGACCGCGTCGTCCTGCATGCGCAGCGACGAGGCGGCGTCGATCCAGTAACCCTGCCAGCCGGCTTCGCGCAGCTTGGGGAAGACCTCGTTGGTGTAGTCGCCGCCCTGGCAGGTCAGGATCACGTCGAGGGTCTTGAGCTCTTCAATCGAATAAGCGTCCTTGAGCGGAGCAATATCCTTGCCCACGTTCGGGCCCTGGCCACCGACATTGGAGGTGGTGAAGAACACCGGCTCAATAAGGTCGAAGTCCTGCTCCTCCAGCATCCGCTGCATGAGCACGGAACCGACCATACCGCGCCAACCGATCAGACCTACACGTTTCATCGCAACTACACCTTTGCTAAAAGTGGGCCGCCACCGACCAAAAACGGTGGCGGGCCAGAGAGATTACAGATTCCGCAGCGCTGCGACTACTGCGTCGCCCATTTCCTGCGTGCCTACTTTATTACAGCCTGCCGACCAGATGTCACCGGTACGCAGGCCTTGGTCCAGCACCAGGCTCACGGCCTGCTCGATGGCCTCGGCTGCGGCGTGCTGGTTGAAGCTGTAACGCAGCATCATCGACACCGACAGGATGGTCGCCAACGGGTTGGCGATACCCTGCCCGGCGATGTCCGGCGCCGAACCGTGGCAAGGCTCGTACATACCCTTGTTGTTGGCATCCAGCGACGCCGAAGGCAGCATGCCGATGGAACCGGTGAGCATGGAAGCTTCATCCGACAGGATGTCACCGAACATGTTGTCGGTCACCATCACATCGAACTGCTTGGGTGCGCGCACCAGTTGCATGGCGGCGTTGTCCACGTACATGTGGCTCAGTTCGATATCCGGGTAGTCCTTGGCCACGTCTTCGACCACTTCACGCCACAGCTGGCTGGACGCAAGCACGTTGGCCTTGTCCACCGAGCACAGCTTCTTGCCGCGTACGCGCGCCATGTCGAAGCCGACACGGGCGATACGGCGCA
The Pseudomonas sp. KU43P genome window above contains:
- the asd gene encoding aspartate-semialdehyde dehydrogenase, with product MKRVGLIGWRGMVGSVLMQRMLEEQDFDLIEPVFFTTSNVGGQGPNVGKDIAPLKDAYSIEELKTLDVILTCQGGDYTNEVFPKLREAGWQGYWIDAASSLRMQDDAVIVLDPVNRKVIDQQLDAGTKNYIGGNCTVSLMLMGLGGLFEAGLVEWMSAMTYQAASGAGAQNMRELIKQMGGIHAAVADDLANPASAILDIDRKVAEAMRGEAFPIENFGVPLAGSLIPWIDKELPNGQSREEWKAQAETNKILGRFKSPIPVDGICVRIGAMRCHSQALTIKLNKDVPLADIEGMISQHNPWVKLVPNQREISMQELAPTKVTGTLNIPVGRLRKLNMGSQYLGAFTVGDQLLWGAAEPLRRMLRILLER
- the leuB gene encoding 3-isopropylmalate dehydrogenase; this translates as MSKQILILPGDGIGPEIMAEAVKVLELANDKFQLGVSLEHDVIGGAAIDKHGVPLADETLERARKADAVLLGAVGGPKWDKIERDIRPERGLLKIRSQLGLFANLRPAILYPQLADASSLKPEIVSGLDILIVRELTGGIYFGAPRGQRELEGGERQAYDTLPYSESEVRRIARVGFDMARVRGKKLCSVDKANVLASSQLWREVVEDVAKDYPDIELSHMYVDNAAMQLVRAPKQFDVMVTDNMFGDILSDEASMLTGSIGMLPSASLDANNKGMYEPCHGSAPDIAGQGIANPLATILSVSMMLRYSFNQHAAAEAIEQAVSLVLDQGLRTGDIWSAGCNKVGTQEMGDAVVAALRNL